A stretch of Pyrenophora tritici-repentis strain M4 chromosome 7, whole genome shotgun sequence DNA encodes these proteins:
- a CDS encoding SPC22 multi-domain protein: protein MHSALVRLQNVFGFFTTVAFTVATVIALSSFITPQNPSANISLRNVQVVKGRPHYYSPKREEYAHIKFDLDADLTTLFNWNTKQIFLYLKAVYPSTRASEPPSEAIIWDAILASSSAPWNQNHFIHPDPKSKLPKLSAKKRAAAKQKIVSPYPIGELHLQNQKPKYQITDITGKLGNRTDVVLELGWNVQPWVGALTWTNWNKVGVWQGLEGGKSNAFKFPEVGAKAAKPKDLETEKGAEGYRLEVGGEQPLRKAV from the exons ATGCACTCGGCCCTTGTGCGTCTCCAAAATGTCTTTGGCTTCTTCACCACCGTCGCTTTCACAGTCGCGACTGTAATTGCGCTCAGTAGTTTCATAACCCCACAAAACCCCTCGGCCAACATATCGCTGCGAAATGTACAAGTAGTCAAGGGTCGACCGCATTACTACTCACCCAAGCGGGAGGAGTATGCGCATATTAAGTTCGACTTGGACGCTG ACCTCACCACGCTCTTCAACTGGAACACGAAGCAAATCTTCCTCTACCTAAAAGCCGTCTACCCCTCCACACGCGCCTCAGAACCCCCCTCGGAAGCCATAATCTGGGACGCCATTCTCGCCTCCTCATCCGCACCCTGGAACCAAAACCACTTCATCCACCCAGACCCCAAATCCAAGCTCCCCAAGCTCTCCGCCAAGAAACGCGCGGCCGCAAAACAGAAAATCGTCTCCCCTTACCCCATCGGCGAACTGCACTTGCAGAACCAGAAGCCGAAATACCAAATTACCGACATCACGGGTAAGCTAGGTAACCGCACCGATGTGGTGCTGGAGCTGGGCTGGAATGTACAACCCTGGGTGGGCGCGTTGACGTGGACGAACTGGAATAAGGTGGGTGTTTGGCAGGGGCTTGAGGGCGGCAAGAGTAATGCGTTCAAGTTTCCTGAGGTGGGGGCTAAGGCGGCGAAGCCTAAGGATTTGGAGACGGAGAAGGGGGCCGAGGGGTATAGGTTGGAGGTTGGTGGAGAACAGCCGTTGAGGAAGGCTGTTTAG